CAGATAATCGAGGTGCAGACGAATATCGGACTCGTCGGTCGTATCGTCCAAAAGCGTATCGTTTGAAATCTTCTCATTCAAAACCTGAGCCAATTCCGAATCGTTCTTAGCGAGATAGACTCCGTTAAAAACGGAATAATTTTCGATCCACAATTCCAACTTTCTACACTCGGATAAGATTACGCAATTCTGGTTTACCCGAATCGAGTCCGAGATCATCTTTCGAAAATTGGTAAGATTGATGAACTCTTCGTTTTCGATCTTATTCAAATCCAAAATGTAGATCCCCGAAAATTCGTCCAAAATCGATAGGATGATATCGCGAACGTTCATAATGGAACGATTGTCGATCACTCCCGAAAGTTTAATCAACATAACTTTGGTAGTCGTTCCCTGTACATTGAATGTAACGAACTCATTACTAACCTGCATTTGCGCCCTCATAGTTTGATTTTATTGTCTGATACATAAGATAGAATGACGGACATCGCAGTTCGAATACGAGTCGTCGAAAATGGAACTCATGACCAATGCCGAAACGGTGTTCGCACTCGAAGTCCAGTTCGAACAATCGACCGATGTCTGAAACGAATTGTAATATCCCGACCAAACGACGGGGGGATTCGGCAGAATCGAATTGGGAATCCCGTTGGTCAAAGGAATCGGAAGAATTCCCGACGGATCCTCCGAGGCGGGCGCGGGAGAATACGCCGCTCCTAAGAAGAAATGAATTCTTCTTTCATCGTTGCTGTGAATGTAATATCGCAAACCTCTGCGCATCGGCCAAACGGAGATTCCGCTCTGTTCGATGTTCAGGGCCGGTTTCCGAGTAACCGTAGTCGCTAAAAATGCGGAATATTCTCTTTTATCTCCGGGCAGAAAGTCGCTTTTTTCCGTCTGACAGATCGCATCCGCACCGGCAAGACCGCCTAAATCGCCGGTAAACCCGGTGCCGTTTGCCGTTGCAAAGAACATACATTTATCCGCTTCTAGGATCCGTATATTTACTTTTCCGATCCCAACGTTGTTTTCCGCTTTTAAACCAAGAACATAGTTCTCTTCTTCGCAATTTGCATCCGTAGCGACGGCAAGACGAATGAGAATTTTCGGGGAGCCGGACGTGCGTTGTATTTCCGCTTCCTCGGAGAAAGTCAAGGAGTCGTCGTCGGGCGCATTCAATTCTTTGAATATTTTGACTTTTTGAATATCCGAAGATGTCGTTATTCCCAGCTCTATGGTTCTGGAGCTCCCCTCTTCCAAAATCAGATTCTCAGTTCCGTTCCTCAAAGAATGAGCGCTGTATACGAATGCGTTTAACAGAAATCCGACCGGACTATGCGAAACATCGAGCTCGATCGGCTCCGCTTGTGCGCAGTGTAGAAGAAAAGCTCCCCCAAAGATCCAGAGTATATTTGTAAAATGAGTCGCTTGAAATTGCAACAAAGGATGTTTGAAAGAGCCTTTCCATCGAAAATCAAGACGAAGAACATTTGGCATACCTATAGTTTATAGAATCCACTGTCTTTGTTCGCCGCATTCTATAAAAGGAACACTTTTTTATTATTGGCCCCTTGAAAGTTACAAAGCTATTCTATTCTTTAGGATTTTATGTTTTTCTAACTTATCAATTCGAATTCATATTTCTATTTTGAATACTTTACTTTGATAATTCTGAAAAATGAATTTTAATTTAAAACGGATCAAACAAGTTTTACGATTCTTCGGTTGAAAGATAACCTAAATGCCGAGTCAGAAATCGACTGGAAAAATATTCGAATGGAAAGAGCGTTTAACGCAGAACGCTTGATGGGATTATCGAGGAATTTGAAAGGAAGAAAGATCTTGAATCAAGGTCGGCTTTCCATAGTGATACCCTTGGAGATAATTCGCACCGTAATCGATCGCGATATTTTCCAAGGTCGCGTTTTCGATTCCTTCAAAAACGGTTTTCTTACCGAGCGAAGAAAGAACTTGAGAAATGGCTTTCAAAACGCTTCGTTTGCTGTGATTGACGTCGACTCCGATCACAAGGCTTTTATCCAATTTCACATAATCGCATTCGATTTTTTCGATTCTGGAAAAATTCGAATTCCCGATTCCGAAGTCGTCGATCGCAATCTGAAACCCGAAACGTTTTAAAATCGCCATCTGTTCGATGATCAGAGCGGTTTCTTCGTAACGGCTTTCCGTCATTTCCAAAACGATCGAATTCGGATTCAAATTCAGCTTTGAAAAATAAGAAATCAAATTGTCCGCAAATTCGGGATTCTTCAATTGAAATGGAGAAACGTTGATCGAAATCAATGCGTTCGAAACCGAAGAATCG
The window above is part of the Leptospira sanjuanensis genome. Proteins encoded here:
- a CDS encoding DUF1554 domain-containing protein, whose protein sequence is MLQFQATHFTNILWIFGGAFLLHCAQAEPIELDVSHSPVGFLLNAFVYSAHSLRNGTENLILEEGSSRTIELGITTSSDIQKVKIFKELNAPDDDSLTFSEEAEIQRTSGSPKILIRLAVATDANCEEENYVLGLKAENNVGIGKVNIRILEADKCMFFATANGTGFTGDLGGLAGADAICQTEKSDFLPGDKREYSAFLATTVTRKPALNIEQSGISVWPMRRGLRYYIHSNDERRIHFFLGAAYSPAPASEDPSGILPIPLTNGIPNSILPNPPVVWSGYYNSFQTSVDCSNWTSSANTVSALVMSSIFDDSYSNCDVRHSILCIRQ